The DNA region GACTCTCTGCAGCTGGCTTCGCAGCTGGACCAGCTCCGGTCTCGCCGGCGGGTGCTGGAGCTGGACCTGCGCCTGGCGCGCAACTCGGTTCCGCTGGAGGTGCGCTCCATCGCCGAAAAGCGCGCCGAGGCCAACGCCGCGCTCGTGCGGGCCAACGCCACGCTGCGCCAGCGCCTGGTGGAGCACGACATGGATCCGGACGTGGCCCGGATGCGGCAGACGTACCAGCTGGGCTCCAACGTGGCCGTCGACGCGGCGCTGGCGGACGTGCTGGCCGCCGAGGCCGCCAATCGCACGGCGCACATCGACGGGGAGCGCCTGGGGCTCAAGAACATCGAGCAGGGCCGGCAGGTGGAGCAGGTGGCGGAGATGGACTTTCAGATCGCCACGCTGCAGCAGCGGCTCTCGCGGCTGACGCTGCACGCCCCCGCCTCCGGCGTCGTGCTCACGGACGGGCTGGAGCGGCTGTCGGGGACGATGCTGCAGGAAGGGCAGACGGTGATGGAGATCGCGCAGCACGGCGGCTGGCGCGCGGTGCTGCTGGTGGCGGAGCGCGACGTGTCGCGCATCCGCGTGGGCGACGAGACGCAGGTGGAGCTTCGCGCGTTCGGCCGGGTGGACGCGCCGGAGATCCGCGGTACGGTGATCACGGTGGGCGCCGAGCCCGCGGCCGGCGGCCCGCCGACGGAGAACCGCATGTTCCCCGTGACGGTGCGCCTGGACCCCAAGGACCTGCAGGAAGTGGGGGTAGACCGGCTGCGCCGCGGCTACACCGCGCAGGCCAAGATCGTCACGCGCTCGGAGCGGATGATCACCCTGATGTGGGAGTACCTGCTGCAGCGCATGGAACGCCGCCGCCCGCTGAACACGCCCGCGGCGCCGGCGGCGGCGGCGGCGGAACCCGCGGCGGTGCGCTAGGCCGCTCGCTCGTCCGTCCGCTCCACCCCGAGGGGTGAGGAGGGCGGTGCGGGTGGATTCCGGGGCGAGTGCCGGGGCGGGGCGCCGCTCCGTTTGCCGCCGTGCTCCGCTCGGATGCAGTGTTCGGTCGTGCGGTTCGAGTGACACGGTTCGCGCCCGGATTTCAGCGGTTTCCACCGGCGGATTGGCGGAGCAC from Longimicrobium terrae includes:
- a CDS encoding HlyD family secretion protein is translated as MRPPVPQPELLLPEVSPRVVGGQWVSRAVSLTLLIFTVLFGSAILASVLIRLKVTVDGTGALQPAGIWSVRAEEPGVVREVLVRMGDTVRAQQPIARLDSLQLASQLDQLRSRRRVLELDLRLARNSVPLEVRSIAEKRAEANAALVRANATLRQRLVEHDMDPDVARMRQTYQLGSNVAVDAALADVLAAEAANRTAHIDGERLGLKNIEQGRQVEQVAEMDFQIATLQQRLSRLTLHAPASGVVLTDGLERLSGTMLQEGQTVMEIAQHGGWRAVLLVAERDVSRIRVGDETQVELRAFGRVDAPEIRGTVITVGAEPAAGGPPTENRMFPVTVRLDPKDLQEVGVDRLRRGYTAQAKIVTRSERMITLMWEYLLQRMERRRPLNTPAAPAAAAAEPAAVR